One stretch of Mycteria americana isolate JAX WOST 10 ecotype Jacksonville Zoo and Gardens chromosome 16, USCA_MyAme_1.0, whole genome shotgun sequence DNA includes these proteins:
- the CEP95 gene encoding centrosomal protein of 95 kDa, with protein sequence MGSAEERDWIDVANDLLRSCHINQRIKHLSECGADVFVRLYESILGEKVPDFIATPRSQEDDAHNVQAVIDSLALDYLQVSLSHITGENIVKGEWESIRNLLEIFDGLLEYLTEEVSESSQNGDEANVLSNNEIQIASQEQLESNAGQLMQPSIFSSVEGSQSEFFVPSCDVDGSESTSELIRLGDTAHSFSKREEEFQLPELLPAEKDKGVEESKNSEAIATFPKQASETERAIVKEKEDRLMESVHTIEPQKESLSASATKLGEPVRQAIPLLPPFQPSEARPYYPGWRDYQNLGSQSATLANSEGVKIPTLEESLTQKSEDVSGSLPPSRKIPVGTVQSVLSTNTYLSSAAVGDKVVSNDAVDNVAKVPWVHGNSSASSLHQKLSLHAEQVTQTPRPESRYLPRKKSRYENSTTDSLEESLSHRTTKENLSEQELHKVSEKLSRGLNALDLMLKRALGGHTGEEELTDEDNLSQHSDSVMDYRQRKAVRDTPHLRYPSRPRSLSPSSPSSQHQLFSELEDKLCSNGTGQIRSQLQKERDERTKKAKMVAKAYEDELRIYEARERFRLSKLRDVIKEMEQEYKENIFKEPPKMPQPVKVYSRKTTPRNPKYSQWIPKRGTVKPKKAAPMKVRDDDLLFQLLEEFPHLHISHHTMNKMWQQQLAHTQQLKAASGRTRPKLQNEVQQALKKHELLAAIIKKDQDHNKRLQEFKQRICRQKWAQNKVREKHQQIARARKYYEDYWVQLRAKMMRARTREERIFKNLFEEGLEIQKQRLKDLRAYAQEKRAEQRREHQNELESMENYYKDQFSMLAAALSQERQEMQTREKAEAQMLQKTKRELRSRMEKEIQQLQAAIMQSDDDTFFQELEADRLKSRLQMASFQYSKSRFL encoded by the exons ATGGGTAGTGCGGAGGAGAGAG ATTGGATTGATGTTGCCAATGATCTTTTAAGGAGCTGTCACATAAACCAGCGCATAAAGCATCTCTCAGAATGTGGTGCTGATGTGTTTGTTCGTCTTTATGAGTCAATCTTAGGAGAAAAAGTACCAG atttcataGCTACTCCTAGAAGCCAAGAGGATGATGCACATAACGTACAAGCAGTAATAGATTCCCTGGCATTGGACTATTTGCAGGTCAGCTTGTCACACATCACTG GTGAGAACATTGTGAAAGGAGAATGGGAATCTATCAGAAACCTCCTTGAAATATTTGATGGTTTGTTAGAGTATCTCACAGAAGAAGTCAGTGAATCTTCTCAGAATGGAG ATGAGGCAAATGTGCTATCCAATAATGAAATTCAGATTGCATCtcaagagcagctggaaagcaatGCTGGTCAACTTATGCAACCTTCAATATTCTCATCAGTTGAAGG GTCCCAGTCAGAATTTTTTGTTCCATCTTGTGATGTAGATGGATCAGAATCTACCAGTGAATTAATTAGACTTGGAGATACTGCTCATTCATTTTCCAAGAGAGAGGAAG AATTCCAGTTGCCTGAATTGTTACCAGCAGAAAAGGACAAGGGGGTGGAAGAATCTAAAAACTCAGAAGCTATTGCAACATTCCCGAAACAGGCCTCTGAAACTGAAAGGGCCAttgtaaaggaaaaggaagata GATTAATGGAGTCTGTTCATACTATCGAACCTCAAAAAGAGAGTTTGAGTGCCAGTGCTACAAAACTTGGGGAGCCTGTACGGCAAGCTATTCCTTTGCTACCACCATTTCAGCCTTCGGAAGCCAGACCTTATTATCCTGGATGGAGAGATTATCAGAACTTGGGCAGCCAGTCAGCAACTTTGGCTAACAGTGAAGGAGTGAAAATTCCTACT cttgaaGAGTCACTTACACAAAAATCTGAAGATGTTTCTGGTAGTCTTCCTCCATCAAGGAAAATCCCTG TAGGCACAGTGCAGTCTGTACTATCAACTAACACTTACCTGTCATCTGCTGCAGTGGGAGACAAGGTGGTATCAAATGATGCTGTGGACAATGTGGCAAAG GTTCCCTGGGTACATGGGAATTCATCTGCTTCCTCTTTACACCAAAAACTCTCACTACATGCTGAACAAGTAACACAAACTCCAAGACCTGAATCTAGATATCTGCctagaaagaaaag caGATACGAAAATTCTACCACAGATTCACTTGAAGAGTCTCTTTCCCACAGAACAACAAAGGAAAACCTATCTGAGCAAGAGCTTCATAAAGTGTCAGAAAAACTCTCTCGTGGGTTAAATGCACTAGATTTA ATGTTAAAGAGAGCTTTGGGTGGGCACACCGGAGAAGAAGAGTTGACAGATGAAGACAACCTCTCTCAGCACAGTGACAGCGTCATGGATTATCGCCAAAGGAAAGCTGTACGAG ACACACCACATCTAAGGTACCCAAGCAGGCCACGATCCCTTTCTCCATCCTCACCCTCATCTCAGCATCAGCTCTTTTCTGAGTTGGAAGATAAACTTTGCAGTAATGGAACAGGCCAAATACGCAGCCAGTTGCAAAAAGAAAGggatgaaagaacaaaaaaagcaaag atggtTGCTAAAGCTTATGAAGATGAACTAAGAATTTATGAAGCTAGGGAGAGGTTTAGACTTTCCAAGCTCAGAGACGTCATCAAGGAAATG GAAcaagaatacaaagaaaacatctttaaagaaCCTCCAAAAATGCCTCAGCCAGTGAAAGTTTATTCTAGAAAAACCACACCTCGGAATCCCAAATACAGCCAGTGGATTCCAAAACGAGGGACTGTGAAGCCAAAGAAAGCAGCTCCAA TGAAAGTAAGAGATGATGACCTCCTATTTCAGCTACTGGAAGAGTTTCCCCACCTGCATATTTCCCACCATACTATGAATAAaatgtggcagcagcagcttgcacATACGCAACAACTTAAGGCAGCTTCTGGCAGAACTAGGCCAAAACTCCAAAATGAA GTTCAACAAGCCCTGAAGAAGCACGAGCTTCTTGCTGCAATTATCAAAAAAGATCAAGACCATAACAAGAGACTG CAAGAATTTAAGCAACGTATCTGCCGACAGAAATGGGCTCAGAATAAAGTGAGAGAGAAACACCAGCAAATTGCTCGAGCCAGAAAATATTATGAAGATTACTGGGTTCAATTGCGTGCCAAGATGATGCGGGCTAGGACACGGGAAGAAAGG ATatttaaaaacttatttgaaGAAGGCTTAGAAATTCAGAAGCAAAGACTGAAGGACCTGAGAGCGTATGCTCAAGAGAAGCGTGCTGAGCAAAGGAGAGAGCATCAAAATGAGTTGGAGTCTATGGAGAACTATTACAAAGATCAG TTTTCCATGTTAGCAGCAGCTTTATCTCAAGAACGCCAAGAAATGCAAaccagagaaaaagcagaagcacaa atgttacagaaaacaaaaagagaattgAGATCAAGGATGGAAAAGGAAATACAGCAACTGCAAGCAGCAATAATGCAAAGTGATGATGACACCTTTTTTCAAGAACTAGAAGCAGACAGACTGAAATCTAGACTTCAGATGGCTTCCTTTCAGTATAGCAAAAGCCGTTTCTTGTAA